A region from the Riemerella anatipestifer genome encodes:
- a CDS encoding exosortase F system-associated membrane protein, translating to MKFKGNLVFVILGIIGLIGVRFLEETLFYDPFLIYFKTMDGAKVFPVFQWGKLVSGHLFRLILNLFFSLIIVYFLFKDKTKTMLACVLMLLVFLITFPIYLYLVYTEFDSGLLLAFYVRRFVIQPIILLLIIPMFYYMDVKNKN from the coding sequence ATGAAGTTCAAAGGTAATCTTGTATTTGTTATACTCGGTATTATTGGTTTGATAGGGGTTCGTTTTTTAGAAGAAACTCTATTTTATGACCCTTTTTTAATCTATTTCAAAACTATGGATGGAGCTAAAGTATTCCCTGTTTTTCAGTGGGGAAAACTTGTTTCAGGACATCTTTTTAGGCTGATACTTAATTTATTTTTTTCGCTAATCATTGTTTATTTTCTTTTTAAAGATAAAACAAAGACAATGTTAGCTTGTGTTTTAATGTTATTAGTTTTTTTAATTACTTTTCCTATCTATCTCTATCTAGTTTATACGGAATTTGACTCAGGATTGCTTTTAGCTTTTTATGTTCGTAGATTTGTTATTCAACCTATAATTTTATTGCTCATCATTCCAATGTTTTATTATATGGATGTGAAGAACAAGAATTAA